CGGGGAGATGCAGTACTGTGGGAAGCTCTCTGCTTGAATGAAATGGTTCTGCATCGAGAACCTTTGACCTCTATGTGCCATTTTGAAATTGCCATAGGTCGTCATGCACCAGTAGATATTGCGGCAGATGGTGTGATTGTTTCTACACCTACTGGTTCTACAGCTTACTCATTGAGTGCTGGTGGCCCAGTTGTTACGCCAGGCGTACCTGTTTTACAGCTAGTACCTATTTGTCCCCATTCTCTAGCTTCTAGAGCATTGGTATTTCCAGATACTGAATCGGTCAACATCTACCCAGTCAACATTCCTCGGCTGGTGATGGTGGTAGATGGTAATGGGGGGTGCTATGTCTTACCAGAAGATAGAGTATATATGGAGCGATCGCAATATAGTGTCCGATTTATTCGCTTACAACCACCTGAGTTTTTCCGAATTTTGCGAGAAAAATTAGGTTGGGGTCTACCACATATTGCCAAACCAACATCGGTAGAATTGCCGTAGGCATTGGGCATTGGACATTGGGCATTGTTAAAGAGGTGAGTGAGCAAACAGAAAATTTTTCTCCTTTGTTTCTCTTACCCCATTCCCAATCCCCAATGCC
This Nostoc sp. KVJ3 DNA region includes the following protein-coding sequences:
- a CDS encoding NAD(+) kinase, whose amino-acid sequence is MPKAGIIYNDVKPIAGRVAIELKDKLTAAGWDVCITSSIGGILGYSNPDSPVCHTPIDGLTPPGFDSDMEFAVVLGGDGTVLAASRQVAPCGIPLLTVNTGHMGFLTETFLNQLPQALEQAMTGEYEIEERAMLTVKVFRGDAVLWEALCLNEMVLHREPLTSMCHFEIAIGRHAPVDIAADGVIVSTPTGSTAYSLSAGGPVVTPGVPVLQLVPICPHSLASRALVFPDTESVNIYPVNIPRLVMVVDGNGGCYVLPEDRVYMERSQYSVRFIRLQPPEFFRILREKLGWGLPHIAKPTSVELP